From Sphingomonas hengshuiensis, one genomic window encodes:
- a CDS encoding amidohydrolase: MRTLLTAAFAMTLASTPALADPVHDATARAMPELMDFYRDFHANPELSLHEVKTAAKLAVEARKAGYEVTEKVGGTGVVAVLRNGSGPVLLIRADMDGLPVIEDTGLPFASKVRATTDEGQETGVMHACGHDTHMASWIGTLRNLAAMKGQWKGTLVMIAQPAEERGMGARMMLEDGLFTRFPKPQVALAFHDAASLPAGQIGVRSGYALANVDSVDVVVKGVGGHGAYPHTTKDPIVLAARIVGALQTLVSRETDPQEPAVVTVGSIQGGSKHNIIGSEVTMLLTVRSYTPEVRQKLLDGIARIAKGEAIAAGMPDDRMPVVTVKDEFTPSTFNTEPLTGQLHALWTARFGKERVVETPAVMGGEDFSRYYLAGKSIQSMIFWVGGVPKAKWDAAQAGKAALPSLHSAYWAPDAEAVIATATEAMTAAALDVLKK; the protein is encoded by the coding sequence ATGCGCACCCTCCTTACGGCAGCCTTCGCCATGACGCTCGCCTCTACCCCCGCCCTCGCCGATCCGGTCCATGACGCCACCGCGCGGGCGATGCCCGAACTCATGGATTTCTATCGCGATTTCCACGCCAACCCCGAGCTGAGCCTGCACGAGGTCAAGACCGCGGCCAAGCTGGCGGTAGAGGCGCGTAAGGCGGGGTATGAGGTGACCGAGAAGGTCGGCGGCACCGGCGTCGTCGCGGTGCTGCGCAACGGCTCGGGTCCGGTGCTGCTGATCCGCGCCGACATGGACGGGCTGCCGGTGATCGAGGACACCGGCCTGCCCTTCGCGTCGAAGGTGCGCGCGACCACCGACGAGGGCCAGGAAACCGGGGTGATGCACGCCTGTGGCCATGACACGCACATGGCGAGCTGGATCGGCACGCTGCGCAACCTCGCGGCGATGAAGGGCCAGTGGAAGGGCACGCTGGTGATGATCGCCCAGCCCGCCGAGGAACGCGGCATGGGCGCGCGGATGATGCTGGAGGACGGGCTGTTCACCCGCTTCCCCAAGCCGCAGGTCGCGCTCGCCTTCCACGACGCCGCCAGCCTTCCCGCCGGGCAGATCGGGGTGCGTTCCGGCTATGCGCTCGCCAATGTCGATTCGGTCGATGTGGTGGTGAAGGGCGTCGGCGGGCACGGCGCCTATCCGCACACGACCAAGGACCCGATCGTCCTCGCCGCGCGGATCGTCGGCGCGCTCCAGACGCTGGTCAGCCGCGAAACCGATCCGCAGGAGCCCGCGGTCGTCACTGTCGGCAGCATCCAGGGCGGATCGAAGCACAACATCATCGGCAGCGAAGTCACCATGCTGCTCACCGTGCGCAGCTATACTCCCGAAGTGCGCCAGAAGCTGCTCGACGGCATCGCCCGCATCGCAAAGGGCGAGGCGATCGCCGCCGGTATGCCCGACGACCGGATGCCGGTAGTGACGGTCAAGGACGAGTTTACGCCCTCGACCTTCAACACCGAGCCGCTGACCGGGCAGTTGCACGCGCTGTGGACCGCGCGCTTCGGCAAGGAGCGGGTGGTCGAAACCCCCGCCGTGATGGGCGGCGAGGATTTCAGCCGATACTACCTCGCCGGCAAGTCGATCCAGAGCATGATCTTCTGGGTCGGCGGCGTGCCCAAGGCGAAATGGGACGCGGCACAGGCGGGCAAGGCCGCCCTGCCCTCGCTCCACAGCGCCTATTGGGCACCCGATGCCGAGGCGGTGATCGCCACCGCGACCGAGGCGATGACCGCGGCGGCGCTGGACGTGCTGAAGAAGTAG
- a CDS encoding YqiJ family protein, with protein sequence MLSFLAAPENILFVSALVLMLLIGAVQLIGFGFDTDIADGPDIDSPDGDLDLLAWLGVGRLPLLMLIVVFLTIFGVLGLIGQQLSHDLLGALVSPWIAAPAAFAATLPLTGLAAAGLARILPRDHTTAIDLELLAGREAIVVTGRAILGSPARARVQDHHGQAHYVMVEPDRAGPAFEEGEAVLLVRREGDVFRAISRGDFRLPRLEV encoded by the coding sequence ATGTTGAGTTTTCTTGCCGCGCCGGAGAATATCCTCTTCGTCTCCGCGCTGGTGCTGATGCTGTTGATCGGTGCGGTCCAGCTTATCGGCTTCGGGTTCGATACCGATATTGCCGACGGGCCGGATATCGATTCGCCGGACGGCGATCTCGATCTGCTCGCCTGGCTTGGCGTTGGTCGCCTGCCGCTGCTGATGCTGATCGTCGTCTTCCTGACGATCTTTGGTGTGCTCGGGCTGATCGGCCAGCAGCTCAGCCATGACCTGCTGGGCGCTCTGGTATCGCCGTGGATCGCCGCGCCCGCCGCGTTCGCCGCTACGCTGCCGCTCACGGGCCTCGCCGCCGCCGGGTTGGCGCGCATCCTGCCGCGCGATCACACCACCGCGATCGATCTGGAGCTGCTCGCGGGACGCGAGGCGATCGTCGTCACCGGACGCGCAATCCTCGGCTCGCCGGCGCGCGCCCGCGTCCAGGATCACCATGGCCAGGCGCATTATGTGATGGTCGAGCCCGACCGCGCCGGCCCCGCCTTTGAGGAGGGCGAAGCCGTGCTGCTCGTCCGCCGCGAGGGCGATGTCTTTCGTGCAATTTCGCGCGGCGATTTCCGCCTGCCGCGACTGGAGGTCTGA
- a CDS encoding 3-hydroxybutyrate dehydrogenase, whose amino-acid sequence MFLKGKTAIVTGSTSGIGLAYAKALAAEGASVVINGFGDAAAIKTERAALAATSGASALYDAADMTKPEQIAAMVARAEAELGSVDIVIANAGIQHVAPIDEFPIEKWDAILAINLSATFHLMRAAIPGMKARKWGRIISTASAHSLVASPNKSAYVTAKHGLAGLTKTAALEVATHGITVNCISPGYVWTPLVENQIPDTMKTRGLTREQVINDVLLDAQPTKEFVQPEQVAALALFLCRDEAAQITGANYSMDGGWTAA is encoded by the coding sequence ATGTTCCTAAAGGGCAAAACCGCCATCGTCACCGGATCGACCTCCGGCATCGGGCTCGCTTATGCCAAGGCGCTGGCGGCGGAAGGCGCTAGCGTCGTCATCAACGGCTTTGGCGACGCGGCGGCGATCAAGACCGAGCGCGCGGCACTGGCGGCGACCAGCGGCGCAAGCGCGCTGTACGACGCCGCCGACATGACCAAGCCCGAGCAGATCGCCGCGATGGTCGCGCGCGCCGAGGCCGAGCTGGGCAGCGTCGACATCGTCATCGCCAATGCCGGCATCCAGCATGTCGCGCCGATCGACGAATTCCCGATCGAGAAATGGGACGCGATACTCGCGATCAACCTGAGCGCGACCTTCCACCTGATGCGCGCCGCAATTCCGGGCATGAAGGCGCGCAAATGGGGGCGGATCATCTCGACCGCATCGGCGCACAGCCTGGTCGCAAGCCCCAACAAATCGGCCTATGTCACGGCCAAGCACGGCCTGGCCGGGCTCACCAAGACCGCCGCGCTCGAAGTCGCGACGCATGGGATCACCGTCAACTGCATCTCGCCGGGCTATGTCTGGACGCCGCTGGTGGAGAACCAGATCCCCGACACGATGAAGACGCGCGGGCTGACCCGCGAGCAGGTGATCAACGACGTGCTGCTCGACGCCCAGCCGACCAAGGAGTTCGTCCAGCCCGAACAGGTCGCGGCGCTGGCGCTGTTCCTCTGCCGCGACGAAGCGGCGCAGATCACGGGCGCCAATTATTCGATGGATGGCGGCTGGACCGCCGCCTGA
- the ypfJ gene encoding KPN_02809 family neutral zinc metallopeptidase, translated as MRLDDLDPTQHARDLGSGGGGGGGFGLLGLLPLLLGRGMGCGGIALIGIVALVYFAIGGGGGMLGTTGGSAGKSPTAGQSGASVCQATPERLEACRVMTSTEQTWGPIFEAAGKRYTPATINFFTGGAQTGCGAATSAVGPFYCPGDNGVYLDTAFFGELERRFGAKGDFARDYVIAHEVGHHVQNLLGTSGEVSRAQAQGSRTEGNRLSVLLELQADCYAGVWAGRNRNRLEPGDIEEGMTAANAIGDDTLQKEAQGRVVPDSFTHGTSAQRMQWLKRGLDSGDPAQCDTFAAAS; from the coding sequence ATGCGGCTCGACGATCTGGATCCTACCCAACATGCCCGCGATCTGGGTTCGGGCGGCGGCGGTGGCGGCGGCTTCGGCCTGCTGGGGCTTCTGCCGCTGCTGCTTGGGCGCGGCATGGGGTGCGGCGGGATCGCGCTGATCGGCATCGTCGCGCTCGTCTATTTCGCGATTGGCGGCGGCGGCGGGATGCTGGGCACCACCGGCGGCAGCGCAGGGAAATCGCCCACCGCCGGACAGAGCGGCGCGTCGGTGTGCCAGGCGACGCCCGAGCGGCTCGAGGCGTGCCGCGTGATGACCAGCACCGAACAGACCTGGGGCCCGATCTTCGAAGCCGCGGGCAAGCGCTACACCCCCGCGACGATCAACTTCTTCACCGGCGGCGCCCAGACCGGCTGCGGCGCGGCGACGTCTGCCGTCGGCCCGTTCTACTGCCCCGGCGACAATGGCGTGTATCTCGACACTGCGTTCTTCGGCGAGCTGGAGCGGCGCTTCGGCGCGAAGGGCGATTTCGCGCGCGATTATGTGATCGCGCATGAAGTGGGCCACCATGTCCAGAACCTGCTCGGCACCTCGGGCGAAGTATCGCGTGCGCAGGCACAGGGCAGCCGTACCGAGGGCAATCGCCTTTCGGTGCTGCTCGAGCTTCAGGCCGATTGCTACGCCGGCGTCTGGGCCGGGCGCAACCGCAACCGGCTGGAGCCCGGCGACATCGAAGAGGGCATGACCGCCGCCAATGCGATCGGCGACGACACCCTCCAGAAGGAAGCGCAGGGCCGGGTGGTGCCCGACAGCTTCACCCACGGCACCTCCGCCCAGCGGATGCAGTGGTTGAAGCGCGGGCTCGACAGCGGCGATCCCGCGCAATGCGATACGTTCGCGGCGGCGTCATAG
- a CDS encoding DUF4893 domain-containing protein, whose translation MKWMLPVAAALAPVLTGCSVYREATSSRLPAGANWQTIATDSDRSRIRNWRKTWDAALPLAQKADGGAIARDPLLFDPDRALGDAMPPAGAYRCRMFKLGENGTATRDFAAFPAFDCRIADEGEVKSLNKLGGTQRPTGLIFADSNARAIFLGTMVLGDETSPLRYGLDSKRDMVGYIERIAPKRWRLVLPRPRFESILDVVELVPAP comes from the coding sequence ATGAAGTGGATGCTGCCCGTTGCCGCCGCGCTGGCCCCCGTGCTGACCGGCTGCTCCGTCTATCGCGAGGCGACGTCGTCGCGCCTTCCCGCCGGCGCGAACTGGCAGACGATCGCCACCGATTCGGACCGCAGCCGCATCCGCAACTGGCGCAAGACCTGGGACGCCGCGCTCCCGCTCGCGCAAAAGGCCGATGGCGGCGCGATCGCCCGCGATCCGCTGTTGTTCGATCCCGACCGCGCGCTGGGCGACGCGATGCCGCCTGCGGGCGCCTATCGCTGCCGCATGTTCAAGCTGGGCGAGAACGGGACCGCGACGCGCGATTTCGCGGCTTTTCCGGCGTTCGATTGCCGCATCGCCGACGAAGGCGAGGTCAAGAGCCTGAACAAGCTGGGCGGGACCCAGCGCCCCACCGGGCTGATCTTCGCGGACAGCAATGCCCGTGCGATCTTCCTCGGGACGATGGTGCTTGGCGACGAGACGTCGCCGCTGCGCTACGGGCTCGATTCGAAGCGCGACATGGTGGGCTATATCGAGCGGATAGCGCCCAAGCGCTGGCGGCTGGTGCTGCCGCGCCCGCGCTTCGAATCGATCCTCGACGTGGTGGAGCTGGTCCCCGCGCCCTAG
- a CDS encoding patatin-like phospholipase family protein, whose amino-acid sequence MADAEPRSHRRAAGLPLPDCVALVLQGGGALGSFQAGVIEELATTHIEIDWVAGISIGAINAALFAGNPPERRLAAIRSFWDGVTAALPDFSLPMNDTLREFSHEWSAAMVALQGVPGFFSPRMVPPQFAVPGTPEALSFYDTAPLRATLDSLIDWDLLNHGPIRLSVGAVELGSGNFRYFDTRDEVLDARHIMASGALPPGLPPVEIDGKFYWDGGLVSNTPLTHVLDNQQADTLIFQVDLFSASAALPRTIMDVMAREKEIRYSSRTRAVSDERMRLREARETVRRLLDKVPPEVAEDPDVQAVRALVKEHAVSLVQLIYRANVWEGGSRDLEFSTRSMREHWQAGRTAVAETIAHAQIVAQNILDGKTAAYDLTHR is encoded by the coding sequence ATGGCAGATGCCGAACCGAGATCACATCGTCGCGCCGCGGGCCTGCCGCTGCCCGATTGCGTTGCGCTGGTGCTCCAGGGTGGCGGCGCGCTGGGGAGCTTCCAGGCGGGGGTGATCGAGGAACTCGCGACCACGCATATCGAAATCGATTGGGTGGCGGGAATCTCGATCGGCGCGATCAACGCCGCGCTGTTCGCCGGCAATCCGCCCGAACGGCGACTCGCCGCGATCCGCTCGTTCTGGGATGGCGTCACCGCTGCGCTCCCCGATTTCTCGCTGCCGATGAACGACACGCTACGCGAATTTTCGCACGAATGGTCCGCGGCGATGGTCGCGCTCCAGGGCGTGCCGGGCTTTTTCAGCCCGCGGATGGTGCCGCCGCAGTTCGCGGTGCCGGGAACGCCCGAGGCGCTGAGCTTCTACGACACGGCGCCTCTCCGCGCGACGCTCGACTCGCTCATCGACTGGGACCTGCTCAACCATGGCCCGATCCGGCTATCGGTGGGCGCGGTCGAGCTGGGCAGCGGCAATTTCCGCTATTTCGACACGCGCGACGAAGTGCTGGATGCGCGCCACATCATGGCGTCGGGCGCGCTGCCGCCGGGGCTGCCGCCGGTCGAGATCGACGGCAAATTCTATTGGGACGGCGGGCTGGTGTCGAACACGCCGCTCACGCATGTCCTCGACAACCAGCAAGCCGATACGCTGATCTTCCAGGTCGACCTGTTCTCCGCATCGGCGGCGCTGCCGCGCACGATCATGGACGTGATGGCCCGCGAAAAGGAAATCCGCTACTCCAGCCGTACGCGTGCGGTGTCCGACGAGCGCATGCGGTTGCGCGAGGCGCGCGAGACGGTGCGCCGCCTGCTCGACAAGGTCCCGCCCGAGGTCGCCGAAGACCCCGATGTCCAGGCCGTCCGCGCGCTGGTCAAGGAACATGCGGTCAGCCTGGTCCAGCTCATCTATCGCGCGAATGTGTGGGAAGGCGGCAGCCGCGACCTGGAGTTTTCAACGCGATCGATGCGCGAGCATTGGCAGGCGGGGCGCACCGCTGTGGCGGAAACGATCGCCCATGCCCAGATCGTCGCGCAGAACATCCTCGACGGCAAAACCGCCGCCTATGACCTCACGCATCGCTAA